From a region of the Thermosipho melanesiensis BI429 genome:
- a CDS encoding TRM11 family SAM-dependent methyltransferase: MDNFDKLEITTVWSFPKRGKWKTHNSRYRGNFAPQIPRNVILRYSNESETILDPMVGSGTTLIEAKILNRKSIGYDINPESIELTKRNLNFEGNYKYEPAVKIGDARNLYEIKNETIDLIITHPPYLNIIKYSSGKIKQDLSNISDVNKFILEFEKIVKELYRVLKENKYCAILIGDTRRKGHYIPLSFYVMKIFLKNRFVLKEDIIKIQHNCQSTPFWEKQVKKYNFYLIMHEHLFVFRKPKKDENLTHIKYSTGLFL, from the coding sequence ATGGATAATTTTGATAAATTAGAAATTACAACAGTTTGGTCTTTTCCTAAAAGGGGAAAATGGAAAACTCATAATTCAAGATATAGAGGCAATTTTGCTCCTCAAATTCCTCGAAATGTTATTCTTAGATATTCTAATGAAAGTGAAACAATCTTAGATCCAATGGTTGGAAGTGGTACAACGTTAATTGAAGCTAAAATTCTTAATAGAAAATCTATTGGGTATGATATTAATCCTGAATCAATTGAACTTACAAAACGAAATTTAAATTTTGAAGGGAATTATAAATACGAACCTGCAGTAAAAATAGGCGATGCACGAAATCTTTATGAAATAAAAAACGAAACTATTGATTTAATTATTACTCATCCGCCATATTTGAATATTATAAAATATTCAAGCGGAAAAATTAAACAAGATTTATCTAATATTTCCGACGTAAATAAATTCATTTTAGAATTTGAAAAAATTGTTAAGGAACTTTATAGAGTTTTGAAAGAAAATAAATATTGTGCAATTTTAATTGGTGATACTAGAAGAAAAGGACATTATATTCCTCTTTCTTTTTATGTTATGAAGATATTTTTAAAAAATAGATTTGTTTTAAAAGAAGATATTATTAAGATACAGCACAATTGTCAATCAACACCTTTTTGGGAGAAACAAGTTAAAAAATATAATTTTTATCTAATAATGCATGAACATTTGTTTGTTTTTAGAAAACCTAAAAAAGATGAAAATTTAACTCATATAAAATATAGCACAGGTTTATTTTTGTGA
- a CDS encoding type II restriction endonuclease: MDYKEFINSLSDTNATLSYFTDFKKITDKISKIEIKLHQLNYLIGKRDLRKAVYELFNENPSVFDVLNILIAVRDKNKKVVNDEGNIVFLKNYFENPESIYKYLKETGLEEVFIREDIKNVVDYVFGIEVGLDTNARKNRSGKIMAKIVENIFEKNGIKFSKEIKSDLFPEIMNLGYDLKCFDYVVQTTEKCYLIETNYYNVGGSKINETTRAYIEIAKKINEYKNYEFVWITDGKSWLSAKNKIKEAFQHIKHIYNLKTIKRFIEILKEEI; this comes from the coding sequence ATGGATTATAAGGAATTTATTAATTCATTGTCAGATACAAATGCAACATTAAGTTACTTTACAGATTTTAAAAAAATTACAGATAAAATTTCAAAAATAGAAATTAAATTACATCAATTAAATTATTTAATTGGAAAAAGGGATTTGAGAAAGGCTGTATATGAACTTTTTAATGAGAATCCTTCTGTGTTCGATGTTCTTAACATATTAATTGCTGTCAGGGACAAAAACAAAAAAGTTGTGAACGATGAAGGAAATATTGTTTTTTTAAAAAACTATTTTGAAAATCCAGAAAGTATTTATAAATATTTGAAAGAAACAGGTTTAGAAGAGGTTTTTATAAGGGAAGATATAAAAAATGTTGTAGATTATGTTTTTGGTATAGAAGTTGGTCTTGATACAAATGCACGTAAAAATCGCTCGGGAAAAATAATGGCGAAAATTGTAGAAAATATATTTGAAAAAAATGGTATAAAATTCTCAAAAGAAATTAAATCAGATCTTTTTCCAGAGATTATGAATCTTGGATATGATTTAAAATGTTTTGATTATGTTGTCCAAACAACAGAAAAATGCTATCTAATTGAAACAAATTACTATAATGTAGGAGGTTCAAAAATTAATGAAACAACTAGAGCATATATTGAGATTGCAAAAAAAATAAATGAATATAAAAACTATGAATTTGTATGGATTACTGATGGGAAAAGCTGGTTATCAGCTAAAAATAAGATAAAAGAAGCTTTTCAGCATATTAAACATATTTATAATTTAAAAACTATTAAAAGATTTATTGAAATTTTGAAAGAGGAGATTTAA
- a CDS encoding DNA adenine methylase — MQLMLFQEYKFSSTNSKKAKPFLKWAGGKTQILSEIDKRLPRELKNGKKMRYIEPFVGSGAVLFHLLSNYNIEKAYIIDINENLINLYKVIKNNVCDLIEYLKILERKFLNSNGEERKKIYYSKRKEFNKLKNNKIKKAALLIFLNRTCYNGLYRVNSKGEFNVPFGRYKNPKILDEENLINVSLALKNVEILCDDFEISKNFIDENTFVYIDPPYRPLSNTSNFTSYFNNTFDDNEQIRLKNFFDFITNKGAKILLSNSDPKNTDPNDNFFDELYKNYIIERILAKRMINSKGSKRGYIYELLIRNYYE, encoded by the coding sequence ATGCAATTAATGTTGTTTCAAGAATACAAATTTAGTTCTACTAATAGTAAAAAAGCTAAACCTTTTTTAAAATGGGCTGGTGGTAAAACTCAAATTCTTTCCGAGATTGATAAAAGATTACCAAGAGAACTCAAGAATGGAAAAAAAATGAGATATATTGAACCCTTTGTTGGTAGTGGTGCAGTACTATTTCATTTATTGAGTAATTACAATATAGAAAAAGCGTATATTATAGATATTAATGAAAATTTAATTAATCTTTACAAAGTAATAAAAAATAATGTTTGCGATTTAATTGAATATTTAAAAATTTTAGAAAGAAAATTCTTAAATAGCAATGGAGAAGAACGAAAAAAAATTTACTATAGTAAGAGAAAAGAGTTTAATAAGTTGAAAAACAATAAAATTAAGAAAGCCGCGCTTTTAATATTTTTAAATAGAACATGTTATAATGGCTTGTATAGGGTAAACTCTAAAGGAGAATTTAATGTTCCTTTTGGAAGATATAAAAACCCAAAAATTTTAGATGAAGAAAATTTAATTAATGTATCTCTTGCATTAAAAAATGTGGAAATTCTTTGTGATGATTTTGAAATAAGCAAAAATTTTATCGATGAAAATACTTTTGTTTATATTGATCCTCCATACAGACCCCTAAGCAATACTTCAAATTTTACATCATACTTCAATAATACATTTGATGACAATGAACAAATTAGGCTGAAAAATTTTTTTGACTTTATAACAAATAAAGGAGCTAAAATTCTTTTAAGCAATTCCGATCCTAAAAACACAGACCCTAATGATAATTTTTTTGATGAACTTTATAAGAATTACATAATTGAACGTATTCTTGCGAAAAGAATGATAAATTCTAAAGGAAGTAAACGAGGATATATTTATGAACTTTTAATAAGAAACTATTATGAGTAG
- the acpP gene encoding acyl carrier protein gives MEKVQKIREIIAEQLGVDVNEVSEEKSLTDDLGADSLDMVDLVMAFEDEFGIKVEDSDLSKITTVKDVIDLISERV, from the coding sequence ATGGAAAAAGTACAAAAAATTAGGGAAATTATAGCCGAGCAACTTGGTGTTGATGTTAATGAAGTTTCCGAAGAAAAAAGTTTAACAGACGATTTGGGAGCAGACTCTTTGGATATGGTTGATTTAGTGATGGCTTTTGAGGATGAATTTGGGATAAAGGTAGAGGATTCAGATTTATCCAAGATTACGACGGTAAAAGATGTTATTGATTTAATTAGTGAGAGAGTATAA
- a CDS encoding tetratricopeptide repeat protein, whose protein sequence is MAKSQNLPVKLPILVEDMPLVTEINKIPLDVILRGLEAQYSVEKSEYWASYLVYFYYEKFKEHLNAQNYEDAREILEKAKNVLYDYRYHFYYGLLFSKLGDYENAEVELKRSLAMNPNFYLGYYELGNLLYLKKEYDDAIQMYLKAFEINKEFSLPLLKMGDAYFENGQFKDAEIAYKTALKVEKLSQIYLRLGVLYNSIQKFEKAEKIFREGLSVEYKPEIAYNLAYTLSRLGKHFQALQVLKELSKNFPSTEVYNELGLEQKLFGMYEEALENLELAGEEYKENYLKVLLFVKGYDESLLRELEKFDPEYVNFLRTLSGEKEEIENRLENMSFPFGELNYSFEITDEIGEVILEELENYIYLTFKEKIGLIISNAYIAGANPILIEKNLARTSLLLFNNDEAISFYKVFQIIYFGRLFEKMLFQEIIERVLQELSKVNVMLFRKAFKLLEEEKKSLDDFWEEYSEPKKLAELTLKLIELLSYEPTKHEINEETLVGKIAKVILSL, encoded by the coding sequence ATGGCAAAAAGTCAGAATTTACCTGTGAAATTACCGATTCTAGTTGAGGATATGCCACTTGTGACGGAAATTAACAAAATTCCTTTAGATGTTATATTAAGAGGTCTTGAAGCCCAATATTCTGTTGAGAAAAGCGAATATTGGGCATCTTATCTTGTTTATTTTTATTATGAAAAATTCAAGGAGCATTTAAATGCTCAAAATTATGAAGATGCAAGAGAAATTTTAGAAAAAGCAAAAAATGTTTTGTATGATTATAGATACCATTTTTATTATGGTTTATTATTTTCAAAATTAGGAGATTATGAAAATGCAGAGGTTGAGCTAAAGCGTTCGCTTGCCATGAATCCAAATTTTTATTTGGGATACTATGAGTTGGGGAATTTGTTGTATTTAAAAAAGGAATATGACGATGCAATTCAAATGTATTTAAAGGCATTTGAGATTAACAAAGAGTTTTCTTTACCATTACTTAAGATGGGGGATGCTTATTTTGAAAATGGCCAGTTTAAAGATGCAGAAATTGCATATAAAACAGCATTAAAGGTTGAAAAGCTATCTCAAATTTATCTTAGATTGGGTGTCTTGTACAATTCCATTCAAAAGTTTGAAAAAGCGGAAAAGATTTTCAGAGAAGGTTTATCTGTTGAATACAAACCGGAAATAGCGTATAACCTAGCGTATACTCTTTCAAGACTTGGGAAACATTTCCAAGCTCTTCAAGTATTAAAAGAGTTGTCAAAAAATTTTCCATCTACTGAAGTGTACAACGAACTTGGACTTGAGCAGAAATTATTTGGTATGTACGAAGAAGCTTTAGAAAATTTAGAATTAGCTGGTGAAGAGTATAAGGAAAATTATTTAAAAGTACTATTGTTTGTGAAAGGTTATGATGAATCTCTTTTAAGAGAATTAGAAAAATTTGATCCAGAATATGTTAATTTTCTTAGAACATTAAGTGGAGAGAAAGAAGAAATAGAAAATAGACTTGAAAATATGAGTTTTCCTTTTGGAGAATTAAATTATTCATTTGAAATTACTGATGAAATAGGGGAAGTGATTTTAGAAGAATTGGAAAATTACATTTATTTGACGTTTAAAGAAAAAATTGGGTTGATTATATCTAATGCGTATATTGCTGGTGCCAATCCTATATTGATAGAAAAGAACTTAGCTAGGACTTCTTTATTACTTTTCAACAATGATGAGGCTATTTCTTTCTACAAGGTGTTTCAAATAATTTACTTTGGTAGATTGTTTGAAAAAATGCTATTTCAAGAAATTATTGAAAGAGTTTTACAAGAACTTTCCAAAGTTAATGTTATGCTATTTAGAAAAGCATTTAAATTACTAGAAGAGGAAAAAAAGTCACTGGATGATTTTTGGGAAGAATATTCAGAGCCAAAAAAACTTGCCGAGTTAACTTTGAAATTAATAGAATTGTTGAGTTATGAACCGACAAAACATGAAATAAATGAAGAAACACTAGTTGGAAAAATTGCAAAAGTGATACTTTCTCTTTGA
- a CDS encoding HIT family protein: MECVFCKIINNELSSEKIYEDDDFIVIKDIKPIAPIHLLIIYKKHVEKIQELTEDDQRRFWKIFHIIKELSDKMGFEEYRIVQNNGKEAGQEIPHIHFHIISGRKLKGIG; this comes from the coding sequence ATGGAGTGTGTATTTTGTAAGATAATAAACAATGAATTGTCATCAGAGAAGATATATGAAGATGATGATTTTATAGTTATAAAAGATATTAAACCTATTGCTCCAATTCATTTGTTGATAATTTATAAAAAACATGTGGAAAAAATCCAAGAATTAACTGAAGACGATCAAAGACGTTTTTGGAAGATTTTCCACATAATAAAGGAATTAAGTGATAAAATGGGGTTTGAGGAATATAGGATCGTTCAAAATAACGGAAAGGAAGCCGGACAGGAAATTCCCCATATCCATTTCCACATTATTTCTGGTAGAAAACTTAAAGGTATAGGATGA
- a CDS encoding adenylosuccinate synthase: MKSVIFGLQWGDEGKGKITTYFSKDYDYVVRYSGGSNAGHTVMYEDFKVVHHLLPSIHAKYEVGAIISNGVVLDIEQIVLEIEDYISRVGRIPNLCISNLAHVVLPQHKLFDGLLESVKENNAIGTTKKGIGPAYADKVHRFGLRLADFEVDFKEKWNFISHLYKKLYRIEVEGYDGLLKAYEKIKRYILPHVEIIDLIEQNNVLFESTQGVLLDLDIGTYPYVTGANCNTTGIQNGVGYPVKVEKYMGVFKAYLTRVGNGPFPTEAFEEEGENLRRKGNEFGATTGRPRRCGWLDIPLMKYAIKVSGATELIMTKSDILNGFDKIPVCVEYEINEERVSDIKSVVELEKAKPVYEYFKGWESHNSQSFLDFVNFLEKQLKVKITYISIGPKVDQIVKL, encoded by the coding sequence TTGAAGAGTGTTATTTTTGGCTTACAGTGGGGGGACGAAGGAAAAGGAAAGATAACTACGTACTTTTCAAAAGATTATGATTATGTGGTAAGGTATAGTGGCGGAAGCAATGCAGGACATACTGTTATGTACGAAGACTTTAAAGTAGTACATCATTTGCTTCCTTCTATTCATGCGAAATATGAGGTTGGAGCTATAATCTCAAATGGTGTTGTTTTAGATATTGAACAGATTGTCCTTGAAATTGAAGATTATATTTCAAGGGTAGGGCGTATTCCCAATTTGTGTATTTCAAATCTAGCACATGTAGTTTTACCTCAGCATAAGTTGTTTGACGGGTTACTTGAAAGCGTTAAGGAGAACAATGCGATTGGGACTACCAAAAAGGGAATTGGACCTGCATATGCAGATAAAGTTCATAGATTTGGTTTAAGGCTTGCAGATTTTGAAGTTGATTTTAAAGAAAAATGGAATTTTATATCCCATCTCTACAAGAAACTCTACAGAATAGAGGTCGAAGGATATGATGGGTTATTAAAGGCATATGAAAAAATAAAAAGGTATATACTACCACACGTAGAAATAATAGATTTGATAGAACAAAATAATGTTTTATTTGAAAGTACGCAAGGTGTATTGTTGGATTTAGATATTGGGACTTATCCTTACGTAACAGGAGCTAATTGTAACACAACTGGTATACAAAATGGTGTAGGATATCCCGTTAAAGTGGAAAAATATATGGGTGTATTTAAAGCATATCTAACTAGGGTTGGTAATGGCCCGTTTCCAACGGAGGCTTTCGAAGAGGAAGGCGAAAATCTTAGACGTAAAGGAAATGAATTTGGTGCAACAACTGGTAGACCAAGAAGGTGTGGCTGGCTTGATATTCCTCTTATGAAGTATGCGATAAAGGTGTCTGGGGCTACCGAATTAATTATGACAAAAAGTGATATATTAAACGGTTTTGACAAAATACCCGTTTGTGTTGAATATGAAATTAATGAGGAGAGAGTATCTGATATAAAGTCTGTTGTTGAACTTGAAAAAGCCAAACCCGTTTATGAATACTTTAAAGGTTGGGAGAGCCACAATTCTCAAAGTTTTTTGGATTTTGTAAATTTTTTGGAAAAACAATTAAAAGTTAAAATTACATATATATCAATTGGCCCAAAGGTTGATCAAATTGTTAAACTTTAA
- a CDS encoding metal-dependent hydrolase, producing MKITFLGHAVFLIEEKRTFLIDPFIKGNPAFPSNYILPDIDYILVTHGHGDHIGDTVELAEKYGATVISNFEICNYLQMKGVKKVHPMHIGGVKEFEFGKLKMTPALHGSGIIDGNNIIYGGNPGGFLINLKKSIYHAGDTGLTKDMELLEGVDVALLPIGGNFVMDVNDAVKAVEFIKPQIVIPMHYNTWDLISADANEFKDKVEKLGVKCVILKPGESLEV from the coding sequence ATGAAAATCACCTTTTTAGGTCATGCAGTATTTTTAATTGAAGAAAAGAGAACCTTTTTAATAGATCCATTTATCAAAGGCAATCCTGCGTTCCCATCAAATTATATTTTGCCAGATATTGACTACATTTTGGTAACGCATGGTCATGGAGATCACATAGGCGATACCGTAGAACTTGCCGAAAAGTATGGAGCAACTGTAATTTCAAATTTTGAGATTTGCAATTATTTACAGATGAAGGGTGTGAAAAAAGTTCATCCTATGCACATTGGTGGAGTAAAAGAATTTGAATTTGGTAAATTGAAGATGACACCTGCTTTGCATGGTTCAGGAATAATTGATGGAAATAACATAATATACGGTGGAAATCCAGGTGGATTTTTAATAAATTTGAAAAAAAGTATATATCATGCAGGGGATACGGGACTTACAAAAGATATGGAGCTTTTAGAAGGTGTGGACGTTGCTTTGTTACCTATAGGTGGTAATTTTGTAATGGATGTTAATGATGCGGTAAAGGCAGTAGAGTTTATAAAACCGCAAATTGTTATTCCAATGCACTATAACACATGGGATTTAATTTCAGCTGATGCAAATGAATTTAAGGATAAGGTGGAAAAATTAGGTGTAAAATGTGTTATTTTAAAACCAGGAGAAAGCTTGGAGGTATAG